The proteins below come from a single Xyrauchen texanus isolate HMW12.3.18 chromosome 3, RBS_HiC_50CHRs, whole genome shotgun sequence genomic window:
- the sh2d1aa gene encoding SH2 domain containing 1A duplicate a has protein sequence MEELAEYHGPIGKRRAEELLNVAGSNGSYLIRDSMSSPGSYCICVLCDRWVYTYRVFKQADGFWTMETAPEMKQRLFRKVNSLIAAFKIPDQGISFPLLYPVKKP, from the exons atgGAGGAGTTGGCAGAGTATCACGGGCCCATTGGTAAGAGAAGAGCAGAAGAGCTCTTGAATGTGGCAGGCAGCAATGGCAGCTATCTGATCAGAGACAGTATGAGCTCACCGGGTTCTTACTGCATCTGTGTGCT GTGTGACAGATGGGTGTACACCTACAGAGTATTCAAACAAGCGGATGGCTTCTGGACAATGGAG acGGCTCCTGAGATGAAGCAAAGACTCTTTAGGAAAGTCAATAGCCTCATTGCTGCCTTTAAAATCCCAGACCAAGGCATCTCATTTCCTCTTCTCTATCCTGTAAAAAAACCCTAA